In the genome of Apodemus sylvaticus chromosome 2, mApoSyl1.1, whole genome shotgun sequence, one region contains:
- the Crebl2 gene encoding cAMP-responsive element-binding protein-like 2 isoform X1, translating to MDDSKNGIPGVGKMTQQLRPLAALPEDSQVIGGKVKRPGKRGRKPAKIDLKAKLERSRQSARECRARKKLRYQYLEELVSSRERAICALREELEMYKQWCMAMDQGKIPSEIRALLTGEEQTKFQQNSSRHPKAGKTDANSSSCEYRLQQHSCGGELNPWLQIQCGEDHIKCSQ from the exons ATGGATGACAGCAAG AACGGAATCCCTGGagttggaaagatgactcagcagttaagaccactggctgctctcccagaggactctcag GTGATTGGAGGCAAAGTGAAGAGGCCTGGTAAGCGAGGGCGGAAGCCAGCCAAAATTGACTTGAAAGCAAAACTTGAGCGAAGCCGGCAGAGCGCCAGAGAATGCCGTGCCAGGAAAAAGCTGCGGTACCAGTACTTGGAGGAGTTGGTATCCAGTCGGGAAAGAGCCATATGTGCACTCCGAGAGGAACTGGAAATG TACAAGCAATGGTGCATGGCAATGGACCAAGGGAAAATCCCTTCTGAAATAAGGGCCCTACTCACTGGCGAGGAGCAGACCAAGTTTCAGCAGAACTCAAGCAGGCATCCCAAAGCTGGGAAGACAGACGCTAACAGCAGTTCGTGTGAGTACCGTCTACAGCAGCATTCCTG TGGTGGGGAATTGAACCCGTGGCTTCAGATACAATGC
- the Crebl2 gene encoding cAMP-responsive element-binding protein-like 2 isoform X2, protein MTQQLRPLAALPEDSQVIGGKVKRPGKRGRKPAKIDLKAKLERSRQSARECRARKKLRYQYLEELVSSRERAICALREELEMYKQWCMAMDQGKIPSEIRALLTGEEQTKFQQNSSRHPKAGKTDANSSSCEYRLQQHSCGGELNPWLQIQCGEDHIKCSQ, encoded by the exons atgactcagcagttaagaccactggctgctctcccagaggactctcag GTGATTGGAGGCAAAGTGAAGAGGCCTGGTAAGCGAGGGCGGAAGCCAGCCAAAATTGACTTGAAAGCAAAACTTGAGCGAAGCCGGCAGAGCGCCAGAGAATGCCGTGCCAGGAAAAAGCTGCGGTACCAGTACTTGGAGGAGTTGGTATCCAGTCGGGAAAGAGCCATATGTGCACTCCGAGAGGAACTGGAAATG TACAAGCAATGGTGCATGGCAATGGACCAAGGGAAAATCCCTTCTGAAATAAGGGCCCTACTCACTGGCGAGGAGCAGACCAAGTTTCAGCAGAACTCAAGCAGGCATCCCAAAGCTGGGAAGACAGACGCTAACAGCAGTTCGTGTGAGTACCGTCTACAGCAGCATTCCTG TGGTGGGGAATTGAACCCGTGGCTTCAGATACAATGC
- the Crebl2 gene encoding cAMP-responsive element-binding protein-like 2 isoform X3, producing MDDSKVIGGKVKRPGKRGRKPAKIDLKAKLERSRQSARECRARKKLRYQYLEELVSSRERAICALREELEMYKQWCMAMDQGKIPSEIRALLTGEEQTKFQQNSSRHPKAGKTDANSSSCEYRLQQHSCGGELNPWLQIQCGEDHIKCSQ from the exons ATGGATGACAGCAAG GTGATTGGAGGCAAAGTGAAGAGGCCTGGTAAGCGAGGGCGGAAGCCAGCCAAAATTGACTTGAAAGCAAAACTTGAGCGAAGCCGGCAGAGCGCCAGAGAATGCCGTGCCAGGAAAAAGCTGCGGTACCAGTACTTGGAGGAGTTGGTATCCAGTCGGGAAAGAGCCATATGTGCACTCCGAGAGGAACTGGAAATG TACAAGCAATGGTGCATGGCAATGGACCAAGGGAAAATCCCTTCTGAAATAAGGGCCCTACTCACTGGCGAGGAGCAGACCAAGTTTCAGCAGAACTCAAGCAGGCATCCCAAAGCTGGGAAGACAGACGCTAACAGCAGTTCGTGTGAGTACCGTCTACAGCAGCATTCCTG TGGTGGGGAATTGAACCCGTGGCTTCAGATACAATGC
- the Crebl2 gene encoding cAMP-responsive element-binding protein-like 2 isoform X4, with the protein MDDSKNGIPGVGKMTQQLRPLAALPEDSQVIGGKVKRPGKRGRKPAKIDLKAKLERSRQSARECRARKKLRYQYLEELVSSRERAICALREELEMYKQWCMAMDQGKIPSEIRALLTGEEQTKFQQNSSRHPKAGKTDANSSSLVGN; encoded by the exons ATGGATGACAGCAAG AACGGAATCCCTGGagttggaaagatgactcagcagttaagaccactggctgctctcccagaggactctcag GTGATTGGAGGCAAAGTGAAGAGGCCTGGTAAGCGAGGGCGGAAGCCAGCCAAAATTGACTTGAAAGCAAAACTTGAGCGAAGCCGGCAGAGCGCCAGAGAATGCCGTGCCAGGAAAAAGCTGCGGTACCAGTACTTGGAGGAGTTGGTATCCAGTCGGGAAAGAGCCATATGTGCACTCCGAGAGGAACTGGAAATG TACAAGCAATGGTGCATGGCAATGGACCAAGGGAAAATCCCTTCTGAAATAAGGGCCCTACTCACTGGCGAGGAGCAGACCAAGTTTCAGCAGAACTCAAGCAGGCATCCCAAAGCTGGGAAGACAGACGCTAACAGCAGTTCGT TGGTGGGGAATTGA